A single region of the Candidatus Poribacteria bacterium genome encodes:
- a CDS encoding glycosyltransferase, which produces MIDFPVTLHEIEKFQVDDRNYVVDLDRNELVCVDLVVWNVLELCDSRSRKEIISHLKAQHTEAEIFEAFECLKYFSESNLLVSNIARRVPDEDQKSRLVTFLNQGPASQSKDGSTYLLLESLSQNMEVTVGIPKDQWDESYRDDEVFHFMAIETDLKRARTYYINATYDVTIAFVPVDFGVLSIEANEVIPFFSWNNVPTIVRANSGVRDEDAFINFVLAVYGAKRPFDAIVVDAPWVIHRFQEILSSDIDFRVIPDPVDLERFQAYQEKTIGKRCISAIFDTQEVFQKPVVGIIAGEAFEVNYRVGKFIAQLCPELFFVVFAPKLPDVYVNNLPSNLVFYTETEQFGTDPHLLPMLFNAMDICFFHASLQSSSSLLSQSLACGVPTLIGTSAAIPEFGNACAFIDSKRGITDSEYLKHVLENLNQLLADPSEMDRLSKDGRKLAESFSADAISTQFANLVHSLTQQQLETQAMSTYSSLPNLFCYHYDSNHGSVRSQALQHPHHSAESIEVGLAKELLNSHSRLQAETLLTEICDGDKERAYHILEKLSGWVL; this is translated from the coding sequence ATGATAGATTTTCCTGTAACACTTCATGAAATAGAGAAGTTTCAGGTTGACGATCGGAACTACGTCGTTGACTTAGATCGAAATGAACTGGTATGTGTTGATCTCGTTGTCTGGAACGTGTTGGAATTGTGCGATTCAAGGAGCCGGAAAGAAATCATCAGCCACCTAAAAGCACAACACACTGAGGCAGAAATATTTGAAGCATTTGAGTGCCTAAAATATTTTTCGGAATCAAATCTACTTGTGTCAAACATAGCGCGTCGCGTCCCGGATGAGGACCAAAAATCACGCCTCGTGACGTTCCTAAATCAGGGACCGGCTTCACAGTCCAAGGATGGAAGTACCTATCTGCTTTTAGAATCCCTTTCACAGAATATGGAGGTTACCGTCGGAATTCCGAAGGATCAATGGGATGAATCCTATCGCGATGATGAAGTTTTTCACTTTATGGCAATAGAAACGGATCTTAAACGCGCGCGAACCTATTATATAAACGCCACCTATGATGTAACAATAGCGTTCGTTCCTGTCGATTTTGGGGTTTTATCTATAGAGGCGAACGAAGTTATACCTTTCTTTTCTTGGAATAACGTTCCGACTATTGTGCGTGCCAATAGTGGGGTTAGAGATGAAGATGCCTTTATAAATTTCGTTTTGGCTGTATACGGAGCGAAGCGTCCCTTTGATGCCATCGTAGTTGATGCCCCTTGGGTGATACATCGGTTTCAAGAAATATTGTCATCTGATATTGATTTTCGTGTTATCCCTGATCCGGTTGATTTGGAAAGGTTTCAGGCATATCAGGAAAAGACGATAGGAAAACGATGTATAAGTGCCATTTTTGACACGCAAGAGGTTTTCCAAAAACCTGTTGTTGGCATCATCGCTGGAGAAGCGTTTGAAGTCAATTATCGTGTTGGGAAATTCATCGCTCAGTTGTGTCCAGAGCTTTTCTTTGTTGTGTTCGCACCTAAATTACCAGATGTGTATGTAAATAATCTACCCAGTAATCTTGTTTTTTATACAGAAACCGAACAATTCGGGACAGATCCACATTTGCTCCCGATGCTATTCAACGCCATGGATATCTGCTTTTTTCATGCGAGTTTACAAAGTTCGAGTTCACTACTGTCTCAGAGTTTGGCTTGCGGAGTCCCCACACTCATAGGGACGAGTGCTGCTATACCCGAGTTTGGGAACGCCTGTGCCTTTATAGATTCAAAAAGAGGAATCACGGACAGCGAATACTTGAAACACGTTCTTGAGAACTTAAATCAATTATTGGCAGACCCTTCAGAAATGGATCGGCTTTCTAAGGATGGACGGAAATTGGCGGAAAGTTTTTCTGCTGATGCCATTTCAACGCAATTTGCTAATCTTGTTCACTCATTAACGCAGCAGCAACTCGAGACGCAGGCGATGTCCACTTACAGTTCTCTCCCCAATCTGTTCTGCTATCATTATGATAGCAACCATGGAAGTGTGCGATCTCAAGCACTTCAGCATCCACACCATTCCGCAGAAAGTATTGAGGTCGGACTTGCTAAAGAGCTACTCAACTCTCATTCACGCCTGCAGGCTGAGACGCTTCTAACCGAAATATGCGATGGGGACAAAGAGAGGGCATATCACATTTTAGAAAAACTTTCCGGTTGGGTGCTATAG
- a CDS encoding glycosyltransferase, translated as MTSTQHSFQSPKPTHRLHPFTRQDRLFIVDLDVGQVLEADDLIWEILQLCPESTPGEILEALSEKYEPERIYQAFEQLHNFEEMGLLFGNTGQETLEKKNRLRIFVAGPIETWTSDKTYVRSGYRLASKEILSALSRYADLFFHAAKSEVISDGVYTLSGGTSRHNFLFQLQQNQIDGIFIPMIPLDMVEQMPLHLFSSGVPVISRLGSPRGHNGSMINSILWTYAAMNEHDAFITPTRSIKDFYAQHVLDTDCFHVIPNGVDSDLFRPMDKAQARSQVAEMLNRPEIRNQKIVGFFGRFQPEKGAGIFIKIAKMLPEVLFFVVAPTLHAYQLQKLPPNLIYIGEQPPREMLPLYLNTFDVHCFPSIVGEEAFGNAVLETMACGVPPVVTNFAGLPEVVGDAGRVVACQTFNQDIGSFAGYVEPEVLSKAIQELLNDDVHRMELSKQARERSLEFKWDTTAKKLVLLYESLKRKKQFSSRTRFKTSFVPSYGFLDDQLQCQSILTNVTEQHNQEPLMHSSYHQDWKAALALTLLERHTVHEVEVVLMHIVKDRHSVADILNRVNGFTQATSL; from the coding sequence ATGACTTCAACACAACACTCATTTCAATCTCCAAAACCGACGCATCGTTTGCATCCGTTTACGCGTCAAGATCGGCTTTTCATCGTTGATTTAGACGTAGGACAAGTATTAGAAGCTGACGATCTTATTTGGGAGATATTGCAGCTGTGTCCGGAATCAACACCCGGTGAGATTCTTGAAGCTCTATCTGAAAAGTATGAACCGGAACGGATTTATCAAGCCTTTGAGCAACTACATAACTTTGAGGAAATGGGGCTTCTTTTTGGAAACACAGGTCAAGAAACGCTCGAAAAGAAAAATCGTCTCAGAATCTTCGTGGCAGGCCCTATTGAAACATGGACCTCAGATAAAACATACGTTAGGAGTGGATACCGTCTCGCCTCTAAAGAAATTCTGAGCGCGTTGTCGAGATATGCGGATCTTTTTTTTCATGCCGCAAAATCGGAGGTCATTTCAGACGGGGTTTACACCCTTTCGGGAGGCACCTCAAGACACAACTTTTTATTTCAACTTCAGCAAAACCAGATTGATGGGATTTTCATACCGATGATCCCGTTGGACATGGTGGAACAGATGCCACTGCATCTGTTTTCATCAGGAGTTCCCGTGATAAGCCGGCTTGGCTCACCCCGTGGACACAACGGGTCAATGATTAATTCTATCCTATGGACTTATGCTGCGATGAACGAACATGACGCTTTCATAACGCCAACTCGCTCTATCAAAGATTTCTATGCACAACATGTTCTTGACACCGACTGTTTTCATGTCATTCCCAACGGTGTTGATTCGGACCTTTTCCGTCCGATGGATAAAGCACAGGCTCGCTCTCAAGTGGCAGAGATGCTCAATCGACCAGAGATAAGAAATCAGAAGATCGTCGGTTTTTTTGGACGTTTCCAACCTGAGAAAGGCGCGGGCATCTTTATCAAAATAGCCAAAATGCTTCCTGAGGTCCTGTTTTTTGTGGTTGCCCCGACTTTACATGCGTATCAGCTCCAGAAGTTACCGCCGAATTTAATCTATATCGGTGAGCAGCCGCCGAGAGAGATGCTCCCATTGTATTTAAATACTTTCGATGTCCATTGCTTCCCTTCTATCGTTGGAGAGGAGGCATTTGGCAATGCTGTTCTCGAAACGATGGCGTGTGGCGTGCCACCCGTCGTAACAAACTTCGCGGGTTTGCCAGAAGTTGTCGGAGACGCGGGTCGTGTTGTGGCATGTCAGACTTTCAATCAGGACATTGGCAGTTTCGCCGGGTATGTTGAACCCGAAGTGCTTTCAAAAGCGATTCAGGAACTTTTGAATGACGATGTCCATCGAATGGAACTCAGTAAACAGGCTCGCGAGCGGTCATTGGAATTTAAATGGGACACAACTGCAAAGAAACTCGTCCTGCTCTACGAAAGCCTAAAAAGAAAAAAGCAGTTTTCTTCACGAACGCGTTTCAAAACTTCGTTTGTGCCTTCCTACGGTTTCTTAGACGACCAGTTGCAGTGCCAATCCATTTTGACAAACGTCACTGAGCAACATAACCAGGAACCACTGATGCACAGCAGTTATCATCAAGATTGGAAGGCGGCATTGGCTTTAACGTTACTGGAGCGTCATACGGTTCATGAAGTGGAGGTGGTCCTTATGCACATCGTGAAAGACAGACACTCGGTCGCTGATATTCTCAATCGTGTCAATGGATTTACGCAAGCAACATCTTTATAG